From a single Paraburkholderia sp. FT54 genomic region:
- a CDS encoding FadR/GntR family transcriptional regulator: MSSLTEKVVATLSDEIRRGTLRPGDRIPTEVAMMKQLSVSRSVVREAISRLQAAKVVETRHGIGTFVLAPATEKSMQLPAADLSSMLDAMAIIEFRIDVEAASAALAAARRTDQNLKQIRGALERFESELERGSTDTLAHDIEFHLQIARASGNRYFFDVLSQLGRAVSPRTRLGSAEIAELDHIEHLRNVLSEHQMIYRAIERQDPDDARAAMRMHLSNSRERLRRAHESSKAGD, from the coding sequence ATGAGCAGCCTAACTGAGAAGGTGGTGGCCACCCTTTCCGATGAAATCCGCCGCGGCACCCTGAGGCCGGGCGACCGGATTCCCACCGAAGTCGCGATGATGAAGCAGCTCTCGGTGAGCCGCTCCGTGGTGCGCGAGGCGATTTCGCGGCTGCAGGCGGCCAAGGTGGTCGAGACGCGTCACGGTATCGGCACCTTCGTGTTGGCGCCCGCCACGGAAAAATCCATGCAGTTACCGGCCGCCGATCTGTCCAGCATGCTGGACGCGATGGCGATCATCGAATTCCGCATCGACGTCGAAGCCGCCTCCGCCGCGCTGGCCGCGGCGCGGCGCACCGACCAGAACCTCAAGCAGATCCGTGGCGCGCTGGAGCGTTTCGAGTCCGAACTCGAACGCGGCAGCACCGACACGCTCGCGCACGACATCGAGTTTCATTTGCAGATCGCACGCGCGAGCGGCAATCGCTATTTCTTCGACGTGCTCAGCCAGCTCGGTCGCGCGGTGAGTCCTCGCACGCGGCTCGGCTCCGCGGAGATCGCGGAACTCGACCATATCGAGCATCTGCGCAATGTGCTCAGCGAGCATCAGATGATCTACCGCGCGATCGAACGGCAAGATCCGGACGACGCGCGCGCCGCCATGCGCATGCACTTGAGCAATAGCCGCGAACGGCTGCGCCGCGCCCACGAGTCGAGCAAAGCGGGCGATTGA
- a CDS encoding SDR family NAD(P)-dependent oxidoreductase has product MQLTGNTIFITGGGSGIGRGLAEAFHKLGNQVIIAGRRKANLEETIAANPGMQSVELDITDPRSIASVSQQLIAQYPSLNVLINNAGIMQIDDLSKPVDDALIVSTLTTNLMGPIRLTGALVEHLKQQDNATIVNVSSVLGFVPMAISGVYSSTKAAIHSYTQSLRFKLKDTSVRVVEIAPPWVQTDLLDSRNEPRAMPLAPFIEQTMHELGTDADEALVEIARPMRNNPGPNEAAFVTQFNDQFAGV; this is encoded by the coding sequence ATGCAACTCACAGGCAACACTATTTTCATCACTGGCGGCGGATCGGGCATCGGCCGCGGACTCGCCGAAGCGTTTCACAAGCTCGGCAATCAGGTCATCATCGCCGGACGCCGCAAGGCGAATCTCGAAGAAACGATTGCCGCCAATCCCGGCATGCAGTCGGTCGAACTGGACATCACGGACCCGCGCAGCATCGCCTCGGTCTCGCAGCAGCTGATCGCGCAGTATCCGTCGCTGAACGTGCTGATCAACAACGCCGGCATCATGCAGATCGACGACCTCAGCAAACCGGTCGACGACGCGCTGATCGTCTCGACGCTCACCACCAACCTGATGGGTCCGATCCGCCTGACGGGCGCGCTCGTCGAGCATCTGAAGCAACAAGACAACGCGACGATCGTCAATGTGTCGTCGGTACTCGGCTTCGTGCCGATGGCCATCTCCGGCGTCTACTCGTCGACGAAGGCGGCGATCCACTCGTACACGCAATCGCTGCGCTTCAAGCTGAAGGACACGTCGGTGCGCGTCGTCGAAATCGCGCCGCCGTGGGTGCAGACCGACTTGCTCGATAGCAGGAATGAACCGCGCGCCATGCCGCTTGCACCGTTCATCGAGCAGACCATGCATGAACTCGGTACGGACGCCGACGAAGCGCTGGTCGAGATCGCCCGTCCCATGCGCAACAACCCCGGCCCGAACGAAGCCGCATTCGTCACGCAGTTCAACGACCAGTTCGCCGGCGTCTGA
- a CDS encoding alkene reductase translates to MSKLFTPVKVGPYELAHRVVLAPLTRMRAEDGARPGRLMAEYYAQRTSAGALLIGEATIAAPDGNGYLGAPGLYDDSQIAGWREVTDAVRERGGKIFLQLYHAGRQSNAELQPEGRRPVGPSEVLHGGVAYTRAGWIPNTPNRALEIDEIAAIVESFRTAAERGVKAGFDGVELHAANGYLFDQFLQDGSNKRTDAYGGSFENRARFLMEATRAVISVWGSNKVAVRLGPSGSWGDMSDSDPVGLFTYAAAELARLDLAYLHLIEPRIAGNVEDESRDPNPVAAQTIRQHYAGTIIAAGGFKRESAEAVLADGDADLVAFGRDFIANPDLPERLRRKLPLNRYDRPTFFGGTEVGYTDYPFYEEETVSA, encoded by the coding sequence ATGAGCAAGCTTTTCACCCCCGTCAAAGTCGGACCTTATGAATTGGCGCATCGCGTCGTGCTCGCACCGCTGACCCGCATGCGTGCCGAAGACGGCGCGCGGCCCGGTCGACTGATGGCCGAGTATTACGCGCAACGCACTTCCGCGGGCGCATTGCTGATCGGCGAGGCGACCATTGCCGCACCCGACGGCAACGGTTACCTCGGCGCCCCTGGCCTCTACGACGACAGCCAGATCGCCGGCTGGCGCGAAGTCACCGACGCGGTGCGCGAAAGGGGCGGCAAGATCTTCCTGCAGTTGTATCACGCGGGACGTCAGTCGAATGCCGAGTTGCAGCCGGAAGGACGCCGGCCGGTCGGCCCGTCGGAAGTGCTGCACGGCGGCGTTGCTTATACCAGGGCGGGCTGGATTCCGAACACGCCTAACCGCGCGCTGGAGATCGACGAGATCGCCGCAATCGTGGAGAGTTTTCGCACGGCGGCTGAACGCGGCGTGAAGGCTGGCTTCGACGGCGTCGAATTGCACGCGGCGAATGGCTATCTGTTCGACCAGTTCCTGCAGGACGGCAGCAACAAGCGCACGGATGCCTATGGCGGTTCGTTCGAGAATCGTGCGCGCTTTCTGATGGAAGCCACCCGTGCGGTGATTTCCGTGTGGGGCAGCAACAAGGTCGCCGTGCGTCTCGGACCGAGCGGCTCATGGGGCGATATGTCGGACAGCGATCCGGTCGGCCTTTTTACCTACGCCGCGGCCGAACTGGCCAGGCTCGATCTCGCGTATCTGCACCTGATCGAGCCGCGCATCGCCGGCAATGTCGAAGATGAAAGCCGCGATCCGAACCCGGTCGCCGCGCAGACGATCCGTCAACACTACGCGGGGACGATCATCGCCGCGGGCGGCTTCAAGCGTGAATCGGCGGAAGCGGTCCTCGCCGATGGCGATGCCGACCTCGTTGCGTTCGGCCGCGATTTCATCGCCAATCCGGATCTGCCGGAACGGTTGCGCCGCAAGCTGCCGCTCAATAGGTACGACCGGCCGACGTTCTTCGGTGGCACGGAAGTGGGCTACACGGACTATCCGTTTTACGAGGAAGAGACGGTCAGCGCATAA
- a CDS encoding LysR family transcriptional regulator, which yields MTPSNYAGRPAAVAARSPAPPAGGESSASPGAMDRFGSLNVFVRAAETRSFTEAGRQLGISSSAVGKAISRLEGRLGVRLFHRSTRSIALTPEGAIFLTRCQRIIGEIEAAESELALANSAPRGLLRVSMPMVSTLMMPVIAAFMKTYPDIVLDIDFSDRMVDVIEEGFDVVTRTGDAADSTLVTRAMGTFRHVIVGSPAYLAQRGVPTEPEQLRGHACLQHRFPTSNKLRRWPLIRDGETLDIELSTVAIATAVEPLTMLAEQNLGLACVPDFTIRAQLARGSLVAVLQPYTDTPTVFRALWPSGRQISPKARVFVDYLSEHLFPVSAAAATAAGHA from the coding sequence ATGACGCCGTCCAATTACGCAGGCCGTCCCGCCGCAGTCGCGGCGCGCTCTCCGGCGCCGCCTGCGGGCGGCGAGAGCAGCGCTTCGCCGGGCGCCATGGACCGGTTCGGCTCGCTCAACGTGTTCGTGCGCGCCGCCGAAACCCGCAGCTTCACTGAAGCGGGCCGCCAGTTGGGCATTTCGTCGTCAGCGGTCGGCAAGGCGATCTCGCGGCTCGAAGGACGGCTCGGCGTGCGCCTCTTTCACCGCAGCACGCGCAGCATTGCGTTGACGCCCGAGGGCGCGATCTTTCTGACGCGCTGCCAGCGCATCATCGGAGAAATCGAAGCGGCGGAGTCCGAACTGGCGCTCGCCAATTCCGCACCGCGCGGACTGCTGCGCGTCAGCATGCCCATGGTGAGCACGCTGATGATGCCGGTGATTGCCGCTTTCATGAAGACGTACCCGGACATCGTGCTCGATATCGACTTCTCCGACCGCATGGTCGATGTGATCGAGGAAGGCTTCGATGTCGTGACCCGCACCGGCGACGCGGCCGACTCAACGCTCGTCACGCGCGCGATGGGCACGTTCCGGCATGTGATTGTCGGTTCGCCCGCTTACCTCGCGCAGCGCGGCGTGCCCACCGAACCCGAACAGCTGCGCGGCCACGCGTGCCTGCAACACCGTTTTCCGACCTCCAACAAACTGCGCCGCTGGCCGTTGATCCGCGACGGCGAAACGCTGGACATCGAGCTTTCGACGGTGGCCATCGCCACCGCCGTCGAGCCTTTGACCATGCTCGCCGAACAGAACCTGGGCCTTGCCTGCGTGCCCGACTTCACGATACGCGCCCAGCTCGCGCGGGGTTCGCTGGTTGCCGTGCTGCAGCCGTACACGGATACGCCCACCGTGTTTCGCGCGCTGTGGCCGTCCGGGCGACAGATCTCGCCCAAAGCGCGAGTCTTCGTCGATTACCTGAGCGAGCATCTGTTTCCGGTTTCCGCCGCGGCGGCAACGGCTGCTGGCCACGCTTGA
- a CDS encoding MFS transporter — protein MTSAITAADPLESAVSKVKRHVLPLFLIMFIANYIDRVNIGFVNSHMQTDLGIGAAAYGLGSGLFFIGYALFEVPSNVLMQKYGARAWLTRIMGTWGLVAAAMAFVWNDTSFYVLRFLLGVAEAGFFPGVVFYFTQWLPQKERGKAVAVFLGGSALASVLSGPITGSLLSIRGFGLHGWQWMFLIEGGFSIVLCAVSWMLLKSRIRDASWLSAEEQNVLQTSIAAEQAEREAHGGAHLPAMKLLKDPQILLFCFLYFAIQLTIYAATFWLPTIIRKMGGLSDFEVGMFNAIPWLIAMFAMYCFALLSAKWRFQQAWLAVALVIAACGLFASTSGNPVLSFVAICFSAIGFKAAASLFWPIPQGYLDARVAAAVIALINSVGNLGGFFAPAAFGYLQQHTGSITGGLYGLAVASLIAAAAGFLTRNRRVNHDVLPESLQHEVH, from the coding sequence TTGACCTCTGCTATCACCGCCGCCGACCCGCTCGAATCCGCAGTCTCCAAGGTCAAACGGCACGTGCTGCCGCTGTTTCTGATCATGTTCATCGCGAACTACATCGACCGCGTGAACATCGGCTTCGTCAATTCTCACATGCAGACGGACCTCGGCATCGGCGCCGCGGCTTATGGCCTTGGGAGCGGTTTGTTCTTCATCGGCTACGCGCTGTTCGAAGTGCCCTCTAACGTGTTGATGCAAAAGTACGGCGCGCGCGCGTGGCTCACCCGCATCATGGGCACTTGGGGGCTGGTCGCGGCGGCGATGGCGTTCGTCTGGAACGACACTTCGTTCTATGTGCTGCGGTTCCTGCTCGGCGTCGCCGAGGCCGGTTTCTTTCCCGGCGTGGTCTTTTACTTCACGCAATGGCTGCCGCAGAAGGAGCGCGGCAAGGCGGTGGCGGTTTTTCTCGGCGGCTCCGCGCTGGCATCGGTCCTGTCCGGTCCGATCACGGGCAGCCTGCTGTCCATTCGCGGCTTCGGTTTGCACGGCTGGCAATGGATGTTTCTGATCGAAGGGGGCTTTTCGATCGTGCTGTGCGCGGTGAGCTGGATGCTGCTGAAGTCGCGTATTCGCGATGCCTCGTGGCTGAGCGCCGAAGAGCAGAACGTGCTGCAAACGTCGATCGCGGCGGAGCAGGCCGAGCGCGAGGCGCACGGCGGCGCGCATCTGCCGGCCATGAAGCTGCTCAAGGATCCGCAGATTCTGTTGTTCTGCTTCCTGTACTTCGCGATTCAATTGACCATCTACGCGGCCACCTTCTGGCTGCCTACGATCATCCGCAAAATGGGCGGCCTGTCCGACTTCGAAGTCGGCATGTTCAACGCGATTCCGTGGCTCATCGCCATGTTCGCGATGTACTGCTTCGCGTTGCTGTCCGCAAAGTGGCGCTTCCAGCAAGCGTGGCTGGCTGTGGCGCTCGTCATCGCCGCGTGCGGGTTGTTCGCTTCGACCTCGGGTAATCCGGTGCTGTCGTTCGTGGCCATCTGTTTCTCGGCGATCGGTTTCAAGGCGGCGGCTTCGCTGTTCTGGCCGATTCCGCAGGGTTATCTGGACGCACGCGTCGCCGCGGCGGTGATCGCGCTGATCAACTCGGTGGGCAACCTCGGCGGATTCTTCGCGCCGGCCGCGTTCGGTTATCTGCAGCAACACACCGGTTCGATTACCGGCGGCCTGTACGGCCTCGCCGTGGCTTCGTTGATTGCGGCCGCGGCCGGTTTCCTGACCCGCAACCGGCGCGTGAACCACGACGTGCTGCCGGAATCGCTCCAGCATGAAGTCCACTGA
- a CDS encoding Gfo/Idh/MocA family oxidoreductase, with amino-acid sequence MTENSAVSSAAPIRVGIVGVGNWARHGHVRVLSLLPQYELTAVFSQRHEAAEAVAERYGFKYVVDSLDELVQHPEVDLVIVLTTAPQHAEGVRAAIAAGKDIYCEWPLTPSVATSQELIELAREANVRHVVGLQRRLAPHNRYMRDLIAQGYVGKLRSVRIHVSMNYFQALRSQSLRWTVPPENFSSVIAIYAGHFLDMLFDATGWPHSIAALSVNQFEQVTIAETGEVMPTTTPDQLVLAGRLADGAVVSVHIEGGKRNGSGVQIDITGTEGDLRITNRSAFGNVGDDYVIGGAHGNNLPLAALPVPASYDRLPPSDLPSAVLELAQLYAAFADDVRTGSRTAPSFEHAVRLHRLLDAAVESSNSGRHIELD; translated from the coding sequence ATGACTGAAAATTCCGCAGTATCCAGTGCCGCCCCGATCCGGGTCGGTATCGTCGGCGTAGGCAACTGGGCGCGACACGGGCACGTGCGCGTGCTGAGCCTGTTGCCCCAATACGAACTGACCGCCGTGTTCAGCCAGCGCCACGAAGCGGCCGAGGCCGTCGCCGAACGCTACGGCTTCAAATACGTAGTCGATTCACTCGACGAACTGGTCCAGCATCCCGAAGTCGATCTGGTCATCGTTCTGACGACGGCGCCGCAGCACGCGGAAGGCGTGCGCGCCGCGATCGCAGCCGGCAAGGACATCTATTGCGAATGGCCGCTGACGCCGAGCGTCGCAACCTCGCAGGAATTGATCGAGCTTGCGCGCGAAGCCAATGTGCGTCACGTGGTCGGGTTGCAACGGCGGCTCGCGCCGCACAACCGTTACATGCGCGATCTGATCGCGCAAGGCTACGTCGGCAAGCTGCGCTCGGTACGCATTCACGTGAGCATGAATTACTTCCAGGCGCTGCGTTCGCAATCGCTGCGCTGGACCGTGCCTCCGGAAAACTTCTCGAGCGTGATTGCGATTTACGCAGGCCACTTCCTCGACATGCTGTTCGACGCGACGGGCTGGCCGCACAGCATTGCCGCATTGAGCGTCAATCAGTTCGAGCAGGTGACGATCGCGGAGACCGGCGAAGTCATGCCGACCACCACGCCCGATCAGCTCGTGCTCGCGGGCCGCCTGGCAGACGGCGCGGTGGTATCCGTGCATATCGAAGGCGGCAAGCGCAACGGCTCGGGCGTGCAGATCGATATCACCGGTACGGAAGGCGATCTGCGCATCACCAATCGTTCGGCGTTCGGCAATGTCGGCGACGACTACGTGATCGGAGGCGCGCACGGCAACAACCTGCCGCTCGCGGCGCTGCCGGTGCCCGCGTCGTATGACCGGCTGCCGCCGTCGGATTTGCCGTCGGCCGTGCTGGAGTTGGCCCAGTTGTACGCCGCCTTCGCCGACGACGTCCGCACCGGCAGCCGCACCGCGCCGAGCTTCGAGCACGCGGTCCGTCTGCACAGGCTGCTCGACGCCGCCGTAGAATCATCGAACAGCGGCCGCCATATCGAACTGGACTGA
- a CDS encoding LysR family transcriptional regulator, giving the protein MDLNLRDIRAFIAVAQTGSFTRAATRLHLSQPALTVQIRRLEETVGMRLFDRNSRNVALTPTGRELLPLLQKSLHDMEHVLIDARALGKGASGTVRIACLPTFAASVLPELVQGIKKAVPRVSFHVRDVVASMVNTLVRNEEVDIGLTGGQLDDAGFEVLHAGIDRLVAVFPKRHVLARRRRITLADLATAPLVLTAQGTSVRAVVDNAFANARCTPEIACEPTYMMSAVAMVRAGLGVTILPASAREVRAEPELIVRAVDDPAFTRPIALIKKRGRTLPPVTETFVAMLIEKLGEE; this is encoded by the coding sequence ATGGATCTGAATCTTCGGGACATCCGCGCGTTCATCGCCGTCGCGCAAACGGGCAGCTTCACGCGCGCGGCGACGCGTTTGCATCTGTCGCAACCGGCGTTAACGGTGCAGATTCGCCGCCTCGAAGAAACGGTCGGCATGCGCCTGTTCGACCGCAACAGCCGCAACGTCGCGCTCACGCCGACCGGCCGTGAACTGCTGCCGCTCCTGCAGAAGTCGCTGCACGACATGGAGCACGTGCTGATCGACGCGCGCGCGCTCGGCAAAGGCGCGAGCGGCACCGTGCGGATCGCCTGCTTGCCTACGTTCGCGGCCAGCGTGTTGCCCGAGCTCGTGCAGGGCATCAAGAAGGCCGTGCCGCGCGTGAGCTTCCATGTGCGCGACGTGGTTGCCAGCATGGTCAATACGTTGGTGCGTAATGAAGAGGTCGACATCGGACTGACCGGCGGCCAGCTCGACGATGCCGGTTTCGAGGTGCTGCATGCCGGCATCGACCGGCTGGTTGCCGTGTTTCCAAAGCGGCATGTGCTTGCCCGGCGGCGGCGCATTACGCTGGCCGATCTCGCCACTGCGCCGCTCGTGTTGACCGCCCAGGGCACGAGCGTGCGGGCGGTGGTCGACAACGCTTTCGCGAACGCCCGCTGCACGCCGGAGATCGCGTGCGAGCCGACCTACATGATGAGCGCGGTCGCCATGGTGCGCGCCGGGCTCGGCGTGACGATCCTGCCGGCGTCGGCCCGCGAAGTCAGAGCGGAGCCCGAACTGATCGTGCGCGCGGTCGACGATCCGGCGTTCACACGGCCCATCGCCCTCATCAAGAAGCGCGGCAGGACATTGCCGCCCGTGACTGAAACCTTCGTTGCGATGCTGATCGAGAAGCTCGGCGAGGAGTAA
- a CDS encoding acyclic terpene utilization AtuA family protein: MTATQSQRTVRIGAGAGYSGDRIEPAVELAEHGALDYLVFECLAERTIAIAQQARSKDPELGYDPLLETRMKAVLPAALRNGVRIISNMGAANPLAAARKTAEIARSLGLGDVKIAAVTGDDVLDAVRQSDLCFVESGERVSDYRDRLVSANAYLGASALVDALAAGAQIVLTGRVADPSLFVAPLIHEFGWRMDDWQTLGQATVTGHLLECAGQITGGYFADPGFKDVPALARLGFPIAEVGPDGAVVITKLAQAGGRVTEATCKEQLLYEIHDPRRYLQPDVVADFSQVRVAQEALDRVRVSGGRGTPRTDTLKVSVAYFDGYIGEGQISYGGPGALARARLALDIVRERLTLTGVQTRELRFDLIGVNALHGETAAAGYAEPYEVRARVAGRTISLAQAVQIGNEVETLYTNGPAGGGGVTKSAREVVAVQSVLLPREHVTPVFSMVEA; encoded by the coding sequence ATGACAGCCACTCAATCTCAACGTACGGTGCGCATCGGCGCGGGCGCGGGCTATTCCGGCGACCGCATCGAACCCGCTGTCGAATTGGCGGAACACGGCGCGCTCGATTACCTGGTCTTCGAGTGCCTTGCCGAACGCACGATTGCGATCGCGCAGCAGGCGCGCAGCAAGGACCCGGAACTCGGCTACGACCCGTTGCTCGAAACGCGCATGAAGGCAGTGTTGCCCGCCGCGTTGCGCAACGGCGTGCGCATCATTTCGAACATGGGTGCGGCGAATCCGCTCGCGGCGGCGCGCAAGACCGCTGAGATCGCGCGCTCGCTCGGTCTTGGCGATGTGAAGATTGCCGCGGTCACCGGCGACGATGTGCTCGACGCCGTTCGCCAAAGCGATTTGTGCTTCGTGGAATCCGGCGAGCGTGTGTCGGACTACCGGGACCGGCTCGTGTCCGCGAACGCCTATCTCGGCGCGAGCGCGCTCGTCGATGCGCTCGCGGCCGGCGCGCAGATCGTGTTGACCGGACGCGTGGCCGATCCATCGCTGTTCGTCGCGCCGCTGATTCACGAATTCGGCTGGCGCATGGACGACTGGCAGACACTCGGCCAGGCGACGGTGACCGGCCATCTGCTCGAATGCGCGGGGCAAATCACCGGCGGCTATTTCGCGGATCCGGGCTTCAAGGATGTTCCCGCATTGGCGAGGCTCGGTTTTCCGATTGCCGAAGTCGGGCCGGACGGCGCGGTGGTCATCACCAAGCTCGCGCAAGCCGGCGGGCGGGTCACTGAAGCGACCTGCAAGGAACAACTGCTGTACGAGATTCACGATCCGCGGCGCTATCTGCAACCGGACGTGGTCGCGGATTTTTCACAGGTGCGCGTCGCGCAGGAAGCGCTGGACCGCGTTCGCGTGAGCGGCGGGCGAGGCACGCCGCGTACGGATACGCTGAAGGTGTCGGTTGCTTATTTCGACGGTTATATCGGCGAAGGGCAAATTTCGTACGGCGGTCCCGGCGCGTTGGCGCGTGCGCGGCTCGCACTCGATATCGTGCGGGAACGGCTCACGCTGACCGGCGTGCAGACGCGTGAATTGCGCTTCGATCTGATCGGCGTGAATGCATTGCATGGCGAAACGGCGGCTGCCGGTTACGCCGAGCCATACGAAGTGCGTGCGCGCGTGGCGGGGCGCACGATTTCGCTCGCGCAAGCCGTGCAGATCGGTAACGAGGTGGAGACGCTTTACACCAACGGTCCGGCGGGCGGAGGCGGCGTCACGAAGTCGGCCCGCGAGGTCGTCGCGGTGCAATCGGTTTTGCTGCCGCGCGAGCATGTGACACCGGTGTTCTCGATGGTGGAGGCGTGA
- a CDS encoding TetR family transcriptional regulator C-terminal domain-containing protein, whose product MPKPSHKDTLIAEGMRVIHEFGFNGSSVRDIVKAAGVPHGSFTNHFTSKEAFGLEVIELYFERARGEMHDTLLNDELKPLYRLGKYIDVHIRLISQNDSRNGCLLGNFAADSSDSEAIRSRLNAIFAEIEKSVLYCLRAAVAAREVRADTNCEQLATFIVSSMQGAFLLAKAQRDPAPVVNLKEVLFSSVLQRA is encoded by the coding sequence ATGCCGAAACCTTCACACAAAGACACGCTGATCGCCGAAGGCATGCGCGTCATCCACGAATTCGGATTCAACGGATCGAGCGTGCGGGACATCGTCAAGGCGGCGGGCGTACCGCATGGCTCGTTCACGAACCACTTCACGTCGAAAGAAGCATTCGGCCTCGAAGTGATCGAACTGTATTTCGAGCGGGCGCGTGGCGAGATGCACGACACGCTGCTCAACGACGAACTGAAACCGCTGTACCGTCTCGGCAAATACATCGACGTGCATATCAGGCTCATCAGCCAGAACGATTCGCGCAATGGCTGCCTGCTGGGCAACTTCGCCGCCGACTCGAGCGACAGCGAAGCGATCCGCTCGCGGCTGAATGCGATCTTCGCCGAAATCGAAAAGTCCGTTCTATATTGTCTGCGAGCCGCCGTGGCGGCGCGCGAGGTGCGAGCCGATACGAACTGCGAGCAACTCGCCACGTTCATCGTGTCGTCGATGCAAGGCGCGTTTCTGCTCGCCAAAGCGCAGCGTGATCCGGCGCCGGTCGTCAATCTGAAGGAAGTGCTGTTTTCCAGCGTTTTGCAGCGGGCCTGA
- a CDS encoding DUF2844 domain-containing protein, whose translation MLVVSAASFALVAPAYAALGGAPTYPVTASSTSAGVAGQNSAAVARFAASGSEASANYTVSQTTLPSGTVVSEYIGASNTVFALSWEGPTMPPLKTLLATYFPSYVQALTDAHATQGGGYGPAVVHQSALVVETGGHMGAFVGRAYLPQALPQGVSADDIK comes from the coding sequence ATGCTCGTGGTGAGCGCGGCGTCGTTCGCTCTGGTCGCTCCGGCCTATGCAGCGTTGGGCGGCGCGCCGACCTATCCGGTCACGGCCAGCAGCACGAGCGCAGGAGTGGCCGGCCAGAATAGCGCAGCGGTGGCGCGCTTCGCGGCCAGCGGCAGCGAGGCCTCGGCGAATTACACCGTGAGCCAGACGACGCTGCCATCGGGCACCGTGGTGAGCGAGTACATCGGCGCGAGCAATACCGTCTTTGCGTTGAGTTGGGAAGGCCCGACCATGCCGCCGCTCAAAACGCTGCTCGCCACTTACTTCCCGTCTTATGTTCAGGCACTCACCGACGCCCACGCCACCCAGGGCGGTGGCTACGGACCCGCCGTCGTGCATCAGTCCGCGCTGGTCGTGGAGACCGGCGGCCATATGGGCGCATTCGTGGGCCGCGCGTATTTACCGCAAGCGCTGCCGCAAGGTGTGAGCGCTGACGATATCAAGTAA
- a CDS encoding citrate:proton symporter, giving the protein MLPLLGLATIVVLLGAILSKRMSPLVALIIVPIAASLIGGFGFQTSKFVIDGLKSLAPVVGMFVFAILYFGTITDAGTLDPIIDRILRAVGTRPTRIVMGTTLLALLIHLDGSGAVCFLVTIPAMLPLYDRLKMDRRVLAAAVSMAAGINFLPWTGPMIRASASLHLPISALFNPLIPVQAIGLVFVFGMAFWLGRREEKRLGLTAASGSVPMPKRELTPDEQALRRPKNFWFNIVLTLVVLGTMVVMGEKIPPAIMFMVGLCIALMVNYPNVDMQRKRIDAHARAALMMAGILLAAGVFTGVMQGSGMLKAMAQAAVGFVPPAMASHIPVALGLLSMPLSMLFDPDSFYFGVLPVIAEVAGQLGVPAVHVGQAALLGQMTTGFPVSPLTPATFLVVGLCGIDLADHQKFTFPLLFGASVVMTIACVALGIFSL; this is encoded by the coding sequence ATGCTGCCATTACTGGGGCTCGCCACCATCGTCGTATTGCTCGGCGCGATTCTGTCGAAACGCATGTCGCCGCTGGTGGCGCTCATCATCGTGCCGATTGCGGCGTCGCTTATCGGTGGCTTCGGTTTTCAGACGAGCAAGTTCGTGATCGACGGGCTCAAGAGTCTCGCGCCGGTCGTCGGCATGTTCGTGTTCGCGATTCTTTACTTCGGCACCATCACCGACGCGGGCACGCTCGATCCGATCATCGACCGCATTCTGCGCGCGGTCGGCACGCGGCCCACGCGTATCGTGATGGGCACCACGCTGCTCGCGCTGCTGATCCATCTGGACGGCTCCGGCGCCGTCTGCTTTCTGGTTACGATTCCCGCCATGCTGCCGCTCTACGATCGCCTGAAGATGGACCGGCGCGTGCTGGCCGCAGCGGTTTCGATGGCGGCCGGCATCAACTTTCTGCCGTGGACGGGGCCGATGATCCGCGCGTCGGCGTCGCTGCATCTGCCGATCTCGGCGCTGTTCAATCCGCTGATTCCGGTGCAGGCGATCGGCCTCGTGTTCGTGTTCGGCATGGCGTTCTGGCTTGGGCGGCGCGAGGAAAAACGGCTCGGCCTCACGGCCGCGAGCGGTTCGGTGCCCATGCCAAAACGCGAACTTACGCCCGACGAACAGGCGCTGCGCCGGCCGAAGAACTTCTGGTTCAACATCGTGCTGACGCTGGTGGTGCTCGGCACGATGGTCGTGATGGGCGAGAAGATTCCGCCGGCGATCATGTTCATGGTCGGCCTGTGCATCGCGCTGATGGTGAACTATCCGAACGTCGATATGCAGCGCAAACGGATCGACGCGCATGCTCGCGCGGCCCTGATGATGGCCGGCATTCTGCTCGCGGCCGGCGTGTTCACCGGCGTGATGCAAGGCAGCGGCATGCTGAAAGCGATGGCGCAGGCGGCGGTTGGATTCGTACCGCCCGCGATGGCGAGTCATATCCCCGTTGCGCTCGGCTTGCTGTCCATGCCGCTCAGCATGTTGTTCGACCCCGACTCGTTCTATTTCGGCGTGCTGCCGGTGATCGCCGAAGTCGCCGGCCAACTCGGCGTGCCCGCCGTGCATGTCGGCCAGGCCGCCTTGCTCGGCCAGATGACCACCGGCTTCCCGGTCAGCCCGCTGACACCGGCCACTTTCCTCGTAGTCGGCCTGTGCGGGATCGACCTCGCCGACCATCAGAAATTCACGTTTCCCCTGCTGTTCGGCGCGTCGGTCGTCATGACGATTGCCTGCGTCGCGCTGGGGATATTCTCACTGTGA